A single Vibrio sp. YMD68 DNA region contains:
- the recN gene encoding DNA repair protein RecN has translation MLAHLSVNNFAIVKSLQLELSKGMTSITGETGAGKSIAIDALGLCLGGRAEAGMVRQGEEKTEVSAAFLLDNNLLASRWLEDNDLLDGNDCILRRTITKEGRSRAFINGSPVPLSQLKSLSQLLINIHGQHAHHQLMKSDHQMAMLDQYAGHHNLLKNTRNAYQKWRQSDNLLKQLKENSLQNQAQKQLLEYQIKELNELAITEDEFSTLEQEHKRLSNSGELASTCQQAIELIYEGEEVNALSVLQLANSALIQLAELDSKLVELPNMVAEATIQIEEVNNELRHYLDSIDMDPSRMAFVESRFSKIISIARKHNVMPEELYQHHQDLLSQIEALDCSDEKFEELKKDVDAHFQAFITTSEKLSKSRCRYAKELNKLITQSMHELSMEKAQFKISVDYEVTHPSPLGMDAICFLVSTNPGQPLQPIAKVASGGELSRISLAIQVITAQKVETPSLIFDEVDVGISGPTAAVVGRMLRTLGQSTQVLCVTHLPQVAGCGHQQLFVAKATKSGKTETKMHQLNGDERIAELARLLGGSEITQSTLANAKELLIAA, from the coding sequence ATGCTGGCTCATTTAAGTGTAAACAACTTTGCTATCGTTAAATCTTTGCAGCTCGAACTCTCGAAAGGGATGACAAGCATTACTGGCGAAACTGGCGCGGGCAAATCCATTGCTATCGATGCTCTCGGCTTATGTCTTGGAGGTCGAGCTGAAGCCGGAATGGTTCGACAGGGTGAAGAAAAAACCGAAGTTAGCGCCGCCTTTTTATTGGACAATAACTTACTCGCTTCACGTTGGCTTGAAGACAACGACCTACTCGACGGAAACGACTGTATTTTACGTCGTACCATTACCAAAGAGGGTCGTTCAAGAGCCTTCATCAACGGCAGCCCTGTACCTCTATCTCAACTAAAATCGTTAAGCCAACTTCTGATCAACATCCATGGTCAACATGCTCATCATCAACTGATGAAAAGCGATCATCAAATGGCGATGCTCGATCAATATGCTGGGCACCACAACCTACTAAAAAATACACGTAATGCTTATCAAAAATGGCGACAATCCGATAACTTACTCAAACAACTCAAAGAAAATAGCCTGCAAAATCAAGCACAAAAACAGCTGCTCGAATATCAAATAAAAGAACTGAATGAACTCGCGATTACTGAAGACGAATTCAGTACCTTAGAGCAGGAACACAAACGCCTGTCGAACAGTGGTGAACTGGCTTCAACTTGCCAACAAGCAATCGAACTGATTTACGAAGGTGAAGAAGTTAACGCCCTCAGTGTTTTACAACTGGCAAACAGCGCTTTGATTCAACTCGCCGAATTAGATAGCAAGTTGGTTGAATTACCTAACATGGTGGCAGAAGCAACGATTCAGATCGAAGAAGTCAATAATGAGCTGCGTCACTATCTCGATAGCATTGACATGGATCCTTCTAGAATGGCGTTTGTTGAATCTCGCTTTTCAAAAATCATTTCCATCGCCCGTAAGCACAATGTCATGCCGGAAGAGCTTTACCAGCACCATCAAGACTTATTGTCACAGATCGAAGCACTGGATTGTTCTGATGAAAAATTTGAAGAATTAAAAAAAGATGTCGATGCGCATTTCCAGGCGTTCATTACAACGTCAGAAAAACTGAGCAAGTCACGTTGTCGATACGCCAAAGAGCTCAATAAGCTTATAACTCAAAGTATGCATGAACTGAGTATGGAAAAAGCTCAATTCAAGATTTCGGTCGATTATGAGGTCACGCACCCTTCCCCACTGGGTATGGATGCAATCTGTTTCTTGGTATCAACCAATCCCGGCCAACCGTTACAGCCAATAGCCAAAGTTGCATCAGGTGGTGAACTATCACGAATCTCTCTCGCGATTCAGGTCATCACAGCACAAAAAGTAGAGACTCCAAGCTTGATTTTCGATGAAGTGGATGTCGGGATTAGTGGCCCAACGGCGGCGGTTGTAGGAAGAATGCTAAGAACATTAGGCCAATCTACTCAGGTTCTGTGTGTCACCCACCTTCCACAGGTTGCAGGGTGCGGTCATCAACAATTGTTTGTAGCGAAAGCAACCAAATCAGGGAAAACAGAAACGAAAATGCACCAGCTTAATGGTGATGAACGAATAGCTGAGTTAGCAAGACTGCTTGGTGGTAGCGAGATTACCCAATCGACTTTAGCGAATGCAAAAGAATTACTAATAGCGGCATAA
- a CDS encoding SRPBCC family protein, which produces MKQVSRSALVSFSAEQMYALVNDVASYPEFLPGCSGAKVIESSQVSMVASVDVSKAGISKTFTTLNQLTDGQAIMMSLVDGPFRSLTGGWHFTPLDDSACKVELKLEFEFSSKMVELAFGKIFSELTNNMVSSFTKRAKQVYGCYEY; this is translated from the coding sequence ATGAAACAAGTGAGTCGTTCAGCATTGGTCTCTTTCAGTGCTGAGCAGATGTACGCATTGGTTAATGATGTTGCCAGCTATCCTGAGTTTTTGCCGGGGTGTTCAGGTGCGAAGGTGATTGAATCTTCTCAAGTGAGCATGGTGGCGTCTGTTGATGTGTCTAAAGCCGGAATCAGTAAAACGTTCACCACATTAAATCAGTTAACGGATGGTCAAGCTATCATGATGAGCTTGGTTGATGGCCCTTTTCGTTCGCTAACGGGTGGGTGGCATTTTACCCCTCTGGATGATAGCGCCTGTAAGGTCGAGCTTAAATTAGAATTTGAATTCTCGAGCAAGATGGTTGAGTTGGCTTTTGGTAAAATTTTTAGCGAGTTAACCAACAACATGGTGAGTTCGTTTACCAAGCGTGCAAAACAGGTGTATGGGTGTTATGAGTATTGA
- a CDS encoding type II toxin-antitoxin system HipA family toxin codes for MSKQIEKVEGLNIQLHGIDVAVIAHYAGGKNILTFNPEFVAVPVDKRPVFTLRQLRDPGYLSKPQIRTDKIPPVLSNLLPEGALRELTAKALQCHVNNEFSLLAYLGSNLPGALIAKPIKAGDVSNWALEQRLSTEPQQINVRHANTKFSLAGVQMKFSSSHLDGRYHIDQEISKDMWIIKTPSTVHKGVPVNEYTCMKLAEAAGAEIPEIRLIELEELEGLPSIKLPDEQYAYGIKRFDRSAEGRIHTEDFAQVFGLYPSDKYQRINYEQLGNVLYQSSSERLKDIQQMARRLLINILLGNGDAHLKNWTLIYSDAYSPRLSPLYDVVFTSPYIENDSLALNMVGIKQWFEITMKHFEVWAEKSGAPWVAIKPHLIDVMNQARKNWPDLLQELPMEEGQKDALKKHWGKLSDDFRIPL; via the coding sequence ATGAGTAAGCAGATCGAGAAAGTAGAAGGCTTAAATATCCAACTACACGGTATCGATGTTGCTGTCATTGCACATTATGCTGGTGGGAAAAACATACTGACCTTCAACCCCGAATTTGTTGCGGTGCCAGTTGATAAAAGGCCTGTTTTTACCTTGAGGCAACTGCGCGATCCAGGCTATTTAAGTAAACCTCAGATTCGGACCGATAAGATCCCGCCTGTATTATCCAATTTGTTACCAGAGGGAGCATTGAGAGAGTTGACAGCCAAAGCGCTCCAATGCCACGTAAACAACGAATTTTCACTCCTTGCCTATTTAGGCTCTAACTTGCCAGGAGCACTAATCGCTAAGCCGATAAAAGCGGGTGATGTATCCAATTGGGCGCTGGAGCAGCGATTATCGACAGAACCTCAACAAATTAATGTTAGACATGCCAATACCAAATTTTCATTGGCAGGCGTACAGATGAAGTTTTCCTCGTCACATCTAGATGGCCGATACCATATCGACCAGGAGATTTCGAAGGATATGTGGATTATTAAAACCCCATCCACCGTACACAAAGGTGTACCCGTCAATGAATATACCTGCATGAAACTGGCTGAGGCGGCGGGGGCAGAGATACCTGAAATACGGCTAATTGAACTGGAAGAGCTTGAGGGGTTACCCAGTATTAAATTACCGGATGAGCAATATGCCTATGGCATCAAGCGATTCGACCGTAGTGCCGAGGGGCGTATCCATACTGAAGATTTTGCTCAAGTATTCGGCCTTTACCCTTCGGACAAATATCAACGGATTAATTATGAACAACTAGGTAACGTGCTCTATCAATCTAGCTCTGAACGATTGAAAGACATTCAGCAGATGGCAAGACGGTTACTGATTAACATCTTGCTAGGAAACGGCGATGCACACCTCAAAAACTGGACGTTGATTTATAGTGATGCTTACTCCCCACGCTTATCACCCCTTTATGACGTGGTATTCACCTCTCCGTATATAGAAAATGACAGCCTTGCGCTGAACATGGTAGGAATCAAGCAATGGTTTGAAATCACCATGAAACACTTTGAAGTGTGGGCTGAGAAATCCGGAGCACCGTGGGTTGCGATTAAGCCACACCTGATTGATGTGATGAACCAGGCTCGAAAAAACTGGCCTGATTTGTTGCAAGAGCTTCCCATGGAGGAAGGGCAAAAAGACGCACTAAAGAAACACTGGGGCAAGTTGAGTGATGACTTCAGAATTCCCCTGTAG
- a CDS encoding type II toxin-antitoxin system HipA family toxin — protein MQKLNAYMNGELVGTLNKQKNGAHTFQYDKTWVTSDKSRPLSLSLKLQLPPIASDSVINYFDNLLPDSPKVRDRIVARCKASSKQPFDLLKEVGKDCVGAIALISPEQPYKNEPLNYQVLDDIKLDAVLSAYKSDIPLGMVEEEEDFRISVAGAQEKTALLSVDEQWCIPKGNTPTTHSIKLPIGEIQQANTTLDLQDSVENEYLCIELAKALGFAVPNVHMIKNDNQKALAVERFDRRWTKDKANLLRLPQEDMCQVFGMPSSIKYESQGGPGISEIMKLLMGSSNALEDQYNFMKFQVFQWIIGATDGHAKNYSIYIEKGGSYRLTPFYDILSAYPLLGGRGLNIRKLKLAMGLKATRGKKYEINKILPRHFLDTAKAVNFSQDKMQEILNELKDEFPEAILQVKAKLPEDFPEKISDSIFENATKLLSKI, from the coding sequence ATGCAAAAACTAAACGCATACATGAACGGAGAACTCGTAGGGACTCTCAACAAACAGAAGAATGGTGCTCATACTTTTCAGTATGATAAGACCTGGGTAACCAGTGACAAGTCCCGACCACTATCATTGTCTCTAAAATTACAACTGCCACCTATAGCTTCAGACTCAGTCATCAACTACTTCGACAACCTTTTACCTGATAGCCCAAAGGTAAGAGATAGGATCGTAGCTCGTTGTAAAGCTTCATCTAAGCAGCCATTCGATCTTCTCAAAGAAGTTGGTAAAGATTGTGTCGGAGCTATTGCATTAATTTCTCCTGAGCAACCTTACAAAAATGAACCACTCAATTACCAAGTCTTAGATGATATAAAGTTGGATGCCGTGCTCTCAGCTTACAAATCCGATATCCCACTCGGAATGGTTGAAGAAGAAGAAGATTTCAGAATATCAGTGGCTGGTGCTCAAGAAAAAACAGCACTCCTATCCGTTGATGAACAGTGGTGTATCCCTAAAGGTAATACTCCAACAACTCATAGCATCAAACTACCAATTGGTGAAATACAACAAGCAAACACAACATTAGATCTTCAAGACAGTGTTGAAAATGAGTACCTTTGCATCGAGTTAGCTAAAGCACTAGGGTTTGCAGTTCCCAATGTCCACATGATCAAAAATGATAACCAGAAAGCTTTAGCTGTAGAGCGATTCGATAGACGCTGGACTAAAGATAAAGCTAACTTACTCCGTCTACCTCAAGAAGACATGTGCCAAGTATTTGGTATGCCATCATCAATCAAGTACGAATCTCAAGGTGGCCCTGGTATTTCGGAAATAATGAAGCTACTCATGGGTTCAAGTAATGCTCTGGAAGATCAGTATAACTTCATGAAGTTTCAAGTTTTTCAGTGGATTATAGGGGCAACCGATGGGCATGCTAAAAACTATTCTATTTATATTGAGAAGGGAGGGAGTTATCGTTTAACTCCATTCTACGATATTTTATCAGCATATCCGCTTCTGGGTGGTCGAGGTCTGAATATTAGAAAACTCAAGCTAGCAATGGGACTCAAAGCGACTAGAGGGAAAAAGTATGAAATTAACAAAATCTTACCTCGCCACTTTCTAGATACTGCTAAAGCTGTAAATTTCAGCCAAGATAAGATGCAAGAGATATTGAATGAGCTAAAAGATGAGTTCCCCGAAGCAATCTTACAAGTAAAAGCAAAGCTACCTGAAGATTTCCCTGAGAAGATTTCAGATTCAATTTTTGAAAATGCGACAAAGTTACTTTCGAAGATTTAA
- the nadK gene encoding NAD(+) kinase: MKKCFEVIAIIGKPRDQQAIQTHKELYLWLTAEGYHVFIDDRLCDILDDIPKENFSSLIELGKKADLAIVVGGDGNMLGAARVLSRFDIYVIGVNRGNLGFLTDLDPDNFQGGLLGVLNGEYLIEDRFLLEAEIHRHGQVKSHNSALNEAVLHPGQVAHMIEFEVYIDDKFAFSLRSDGLIISTPTGSTAYSLSGGGPILSPSLNAISLVPMFPHTLSSRPLVVDGNRRIKLIVSPDNRGTQEVSCDGQISLPVSPGDEIHIYQSPTALKLIHPKDYSYYHVLRNKLGWSSKLF; this comes from the coding sequence ATGAAAAAATGCTTTGAAGTGATTGCGATCATCGGAAAACCTCGAGATCAACAAGCAATACAAACACATAAAGAGCTCTATCTATGGCTAACCGCTGAAGGTTACCACGTCTTTATTGACGATCGTTTATGCGACATTCTTGATGATATCCCTAAAGAAAACTTCTCAAGCCTCATTGAACTGGGCAAAAAGGCAGACCTTGCCATCGTCGTAGGCGGTGACGGTAATATGCTTGGCGCTGCGCGAGTGTTGTCTCGCTTCGACATATACGTTATCGGCGTCAATCGAGGTAATTTGGGCTTTCTGACCGATTTAGACCCCGACAACTTTCAAGGTGGATTGCTTGGCGTTCTTAACGGTGAATACCTCATCGAAGACCGATTTTTACTGGAAGCAGAAATACATCGTCATGGGCAGGTAAAAAGCCATAATTCAGCGCTCAATGAGGCCGTTCTTCACCCAGGGCAAGTTGCTCACATGATCGAATTTGAAGTCTATATTGATGACAAATTTGCGTTTTCTCTACGTTCTGACGGTTTAATTATTTCCACACCAACGGGCTCGACGGCCTACTCATTATCGGGGGGCGGGCCAATTCTTTCACCAAGCTTAAACGCGATCAGCTTAGTCCCCATGTTTCCCCACACCTTATCCAGTCGCCCATTAGTGGTTGATGGCAATCGACGAATTAAGCTCATTGTCTCTCCTGACAATCGTGGCACGCAAGAAGTCAGCTGTGACGGCCAAATATCGTTACCGGTTTCTCCTGGTGATGAAATCCATATTTATCAAAGCCCTACGGCGCTAAAACTGATTCACCCTAAAGATTACAGCTACTATCATGTGTTAAGAAACAAGCTCGGTTGGTCAAGTAAACTATTTTGA
- the smpB gene encoding SsrA-binding protein SmpB, producing the protein MAKKSKNKAGSNTIALNKKARHEYFIDDEIEAGLELQGWEVKSLREGKTNIAESYVYIRDGEAFVSGMTITPLTQASTHVVANPTRIRKLLLSRKELDNLIGRINREGMTLVATALYWSRSWVKLKIGVAKGKKLHDKRTDMKEKDWARDKARIMKSNLR; encoded by the coding sequence ATGGCAAAGAAATCAAAGAATAAAGCGGGTAGCAATACCATCGCTCTCAACAAAAAAGCTCGCCACGAATATTTCATTGATGATGAAATTGAAGCCGGCTTGGAGCTACAAGGCTGGGAAGTAAAATCTCTGCGTGAAGGTAAAACCAACATTGCAGAAAGCTATGTCTATATTCGTGATGGTGAAGCGTTTGTAAGTGGTATGACAATCACACCATTAACTCAAGCTTCTACTCACGTTGTTGCTAACCCAACTCGTATACGTAAGCTACTTCTCTCTCGTAAAGAACTCGATAACCTTATTGGTCGTATCAACCGTGAAGGCATGACACTGGTCGCTACTGCACTCTATTGGTCTCGCTCTTGGGTGAAGCTAAAGATTGGTGTTGCGAAAGGTAAGAAACTGCACGATAAACGTACTGATATGAAAGAAAAAGACTGGGCTCGCGATAAAGCACGGATTATGAAGAGTAATTTGCGTTAA
- a CDS encoding helix-turn-helix transcriptional regulator, whose protein sequence is MKNIDEIAALLIEQRKNQGIEQKDMYMRIGMKQQQYQRIEAGSDVKLSTLLRVLEGLDLELSIVPKGGKAAPSLGERISDSQSEFGKDKGDLEDDSDDLGFWFNSEDNS, encoded by the coding sequence GTGAAGAATATTGATGAAATTGCAGCGCTGCTCATTGAGCAGCGTAAAAATCAGGGTATCGAGCAAAAAGATATGTACATGCGAATCGGCATGAAGCAACAACAGTATCAACGCATTGAAGCGGGTAGTGACGTAAAGCTATCGACCTTGCTCAGAGTACTGGAAGGGCTGGATTTAGAGCTTTCTATTGTTCCTAAGGGAGGTAAAGCGGCCCCTTCCCTCGGCGAGAGGATATCAGATAGCCAAAGTGAATTTGGCAAAGATAAAGGTGATCTAGAAGATGACTCTGATGATCTTGGTTTTTGGTTCAACTCAGAGGATAACTCATGA
- a CDS encoding RnfH family protein, translated as MSIESEMIHVEVVYALPQEQRVFTLVVNKSLSVEEIIVQSGVLSLYPEIDLKKNKVGVFSRNVKLDATVQDKDRIEIYRPLLADPKEIRRKRAEQAKLEKSK; from the coding sequence ATGAGTATTGAATCTGAGATGATCCACGTTGAAGTTGTTTATGCTCTGCCTCAGGAGCAGAGAGTTTTTACGCTTGTGGTAAATAAGTCATTAAGTGTGGAAGAGATCATTGTTCAATCTGGTGTATTGTCACTTTACCCAGAGATTGATTTGAAAAAGAATAAGGTGGGCGTGTTTAGCCGTAATGTGAAGCTTGATGCGACCGTGCAGGATAAAGACCGTATCGAAATCTATCGCCCCTTACTTGCTGATCCAAAAGAGATTCGCCGTAAAAGAGCGGAACAAGCCAAGCTAGAAAAGAGTAAATAA
- the hipB gene encoding type II toxin-antitoxin system antitoxin HipB — MIYSPKQLADMMLLIRQKNGWTQSELSKRVGIKQATISNFENSPDKTTLSTFFKLIQAMELTLSIQEKAQVSSQDSQDDENW; from the coding sequence ATGATATATAGTCCAAAGCAACTCGCTGACATGATGCTCCTAATAAGGCAAAAGAACGGCTGGACTCAATCAGAGTTGTCCAAAAGGGTAGGCATAAAGCAAGCAACTATCTCAAACTTCGAAAATAGTCCTGATAAGACAACACTTTCGACTTTCTTCAAACTTATCCAGGCAATGGAACTGACACTGAGCATCCAGGAAAAAGCACAAGTAAGTTCACAAGATAGCCAAGATGATGAGAACTGGTAA
- the dnaK gene encoding molecular chaperone DnaK, with amino-acid sequence MGKIIGIDLGTTNSCVAVLDGDKPRVIENAEGERTTASVIAYTDGETLVGQPAKRQAVTNPTNTLFAIKRLIGRRFEDEEVQRDIKIMPFKIVKADNGDAWVEAQGQKMAAPQVSAEVLKKMKKTAEDFLGEEVTGAVVTVPAYFNDAQRQATKDAGRIAGLDVKRIINEPTAAALAYGLDKKGGDRTIAVYDLGGGTFDISIIEIDEVEGEKTFEVLATNGDTHLGGEDFDNRLINYLVDEFKKEQGIDLKTDPLAMQRVKEAAEKAKIELSSAQQTDVNLPYVTADATGPKHMNVKVTRSKLESLVEDLVQRSLEPLKVALADADLSVGDIDDVILVGGQTRMPMVQAKVTEFFGKEPRKDVNPDEAVAMGAAVQGGVLAGDVKDVLLLDVTPLSFGIETMGGVMTKLIEKNTTIPTKADQVFSTAEDNQNAVTIHVLQGERKQATYNKSLGQFNLEGIQPAPRGMPQIEVTFDLDADGILNVSAKDKATGKEQKITIQASGGLSEEEIEKMVQEAEANKEEDKKFEELVTTRNQADQMIHGTRKQVEEAGEALPAEDKEKIEAAITALEAVKSGDDKEAIDAKVQELMQAAQKLMEIAQQQAQAQQAAGAEAGDQQSNQDDDVVDAEFEEVKEDKK; translated from the coding sequence ATGGGTAAAATCATTGGTATTGACTTAGGTACTACTAACTCTTGTGTTGCTGTTTTAGACGGTGACAAGCCACGTGTAATCGAAAATGCAGAAGGTGAGCGTACAACTGCTTCAGTTATCGCATACACTGACGGCGAAACGCTAGTAGGTCAGCCTGCAAAACGTCAAGCGGTAACTAACCCAACAAACACTTTATTTGCTATCAAGCGTTTGATTGGTCGTCGTTTTGAAGACGAAGAAGTACAACGCGACATCAAAATCATGCCATTCAAAATTGTTAAGGCTGATAACGGTGATGCTTGGGTTGAAGCGCAAGGCCAAAAAATGGCTGCTCCTCAAGTTTCTGCTGAAGTATTGAAGAAAATGAAAAAAACCGCTGAGGATTTCCTTGGTGAAGAAGTCACTGGTGCAGTCGTTACTGTTCCTGCTTACTTTAACGATGCACAGCGTCAAGCAACGAAAGATGCTGGCCGTATTGCTGGTCTTGATGTTAAACGTATCATCAACGAACCAACAGCTGCGGCATTGGCTTACGGTCTAGACAAAAAAGGCGGCGACCGCACTATCGCTGTTTATGACTTAGGTGGTGGTACTTTCGATATCTCTATTATTGAGATCGACGAAGTTGAAGGTGAAAAGACATTTGAAGTACTAGCAACTAATGGTGATACTCACCTAGGTGGCGAAGACTTTGATAACCGTCTAATCAACTACCTAGTTGACGAATTCAAAAAAGAGCAAGGCATTGATCTTAAGACCGATCCTCTTGCTATGCAACGTGTTAAAGAAGCGGCAGAGAAAGCGAAAATTGAACTGTCTTCAGCACAGCAAACTGACGTAAACCTTCCTTACGTAACGGCTGATGCAACAGGTCCTAAGCACATGAACGTTAAAGTGACACGTTCTAAGCTAGAGTCTCTTGTTGAAGACCTAGTACAGCGTTCTCTTGAGCCTCTTAAAGTTGCTCTAGCTGATGCAGACCTGTCAGTAGGTGACATCGATGATGTTATCCTAGTGGGTGGTCAAACACGTATGCCTATGGTTCAAGCTAAAGTAACAGAATTCTTTGGTAAAGAACCTCGTAAAGATGTGAACCCTGATGAAGCGGTTGCAATGGGTGCGGCTGTACAAGGTGGTGTTCTTGCTGGTGACGTTAAAGACGTTCTTCTTTTAGATGTTACTCCTCTATCTTTCGGTATCGAAACGATGGGTGGCGTAATGACTAAGCTAATTGAGAAAAACACAACGATTCCTACTAAAGCGGATCAAGTGTTCTCAACCGCTGAAGACAACCAAAATGCAGTAACTATCCACGTTCTTCAAGGTGAGCGTAAGCAAGCGACTTACAACAAGTCTCTTGGTCAGTTCAACCTAGAAGGCATCCAACCAGCACCACGTGGCATGCCACAAATCGAAGTAACATTCGACCTAGATGCTGATGGTATCCTGAACGTATCTGCTAAAGATAAAGCAACGGGTAAAGAGCAGAAGATCACTATCCAAGCATCAGGCGGTTTGTCTGAGGAAGAGATCGAGAAAATGGTACAAGAGGCTGAAGCTAACAAAGAAGAGGACAAAAAGTTCGAAGAGTTAGTGACGACTCGTAACCAAGCTGACCAAATGATTCACGGTACTCGCAAACAAGTTGAAGAAGCGGGTGAAGCTTTACCTGCTGAAGATAAAGAGAAGATCGAAGCGGCTATTACTGCACTAGAAGCCGTTAAGTCTGGTGATGATAAAGAAGCGATCGATGCTAAAGTTCAAGAACTTATGCAAGCAGCTCAAAAACTGATGGAAATTGCTCAACAACAAGCTCAAGCACAGCAAGCCGCTGGCGCAGAAGCGGGTGATCAGCAATCAAATCAAGATGACGATGTTGTCGACGCTGAGTTTGAAGAAGTTAAAGAAGACAAAAAATAA
- the bamE gene encoding outer membrane protein assembly factor BamE has translation MQFKKWLVIVPLAMTMLTGCSVLEKLVYRIDINQGNYVEQESVDQLKFGMTKEQVRYVMGSPMLIENGYPDTWYYIYHLTEGHKDPVQQNLVVNFDPSGTLVDIVGDYPASEQFFESIN, from the coding sequence ATGCAGTTTAAAAAATGGTTAGTCATCGTCCCCCTAGCTATGACAATGCTAACGGGTTGTTCAGTACTAGAAAAACTTGTTTATCGAATTGACATTAACCAAGGCAATTACGTAGAACAAGAGTCCGTAGACCAACTCAAGTTTGGTATGACAAAAGAGCAAGTACGCTATGTGATGGGCTCACCGATGCTGATTGAAAATGGTTACCCAGACACTTGGTACTACATCTACCATTTGACTGAGGGCCACAAAGATCCTGTTCAACAAAACCTCGTGGTCAATTTTGATCCATCAGGAACACTTGTTGATATTGTTGGCGATTACCCAGCGAGTGAGCAGTTTTTCGAAAGTATCAACTAG
- the grpE gene encoding nucleotide exchange factor GrpE, producing the protein MSNEENKMNEEQLKQTENTERDADVVGSDADIEWNEEVQVDEQEAKIAQLEAALLTSEARIEEQKDSVLRAKAEVENMRRRTEIEIDKARKFAVNKFAEELLPVIDNLERAIQAADAENEVIKPILEGIELTHKSFQDALTKNGLKEINPEGEAFNPEMHQAMSIQESPDHESNSVMFVMQKGYELNGRVIRPAMVMVAK; encoded by the coding sequence ATGAGCAACGAAGAAAACAAAATGAACGAAGAACAATTAAAGCAAACTGAAAACACAGAGCGAGATGCTGATGTTGTTGGAAGCGATGCTGATATCGAATGGAACGAAGAAGTACAAGTCGATGAACAGGAAGCGAAAATAGCGCAACTTGAAGCGGCATTGCTGACTAGCGAAGCTAGAATTGAAGAGCAAAAGGATTCAGTACTTCGTGCTAAAGCGGAAGTCGAGAACATGCGTCGTCGAACTGAAATCGAAATCGATAAAGCGCGTAAATTTGCCGTTAATAAATTTGCTGAAGAATTGTTGCCAGTGATCGACAACCTTGAACGCGCAATTCAAGCTGCTGATGCAGAAAACGAAGTGATTAAGCCAATCCTTGAAGGTATCGAGCTCACGCATAAGTCTTTCCAAGATGCACTGACGAAGAATGGCCTTAAGGAAATTAACCCTGAAGGTGAAGCCTTTAATCCAGAAATGCATCAGGCGATGTCTATCCAAGAAAGCCCAGATCACGAATCAAATAGTGTGATGTTTGTTATGCAAAAAGGTTACGAACTCAATGGTCGAGTGATTCGCCCGGCAATGGTGATGGTCGCTAAATAA